One region of Solanum pennellii chromosome 6, SPENNV200 genomic DNA includes:
- the LOC107023893 gene encoding uncharacterized protein LOC107023893 has translation MALRNFYKEIKGLKVKEVPGYLKPMLSVGYAKNAIRKGLDNYHAKYIETSSVDPLLHVCFGGMILSYLVALPNERRHLEHQQHGGGH, from the coding sequence ATGGCGTTGAGGAACTTCTACAAGGAGATAAAGGGATTGAAGGTGAAGGAGGTTCCGGGGTACCTAAAGCCGATGCTCTCAGTCGGTTACGCGAAGAATGCTATCAGGAAGGGTTTGGATAACTACCATGCTAAGTACATCGAAACCAGCTCCGTTGATCCTCTTCTCCATGTCTGCTTCGGAGGCATGATATTGTCCTATCTCGTCGCCCTTCCAAATGAGCGACGTCACCTCGAGCATCAACAGCACGGCGGCGGACATTGA